The following is a genomic window from Litorimonas taeanensis.
TGTCTGTTTTTGGTTTTGACGAATTTGATTATTCCGAATTTCACGTGCCTTATGTGTCCAAGCAAGATTAAACATAACTCCGCGGAGCAAACGTAATAATCCCAAGCAAACCAGAATGATGATTGGCGTCCAGATGACTAGGGTCAGCCATGTAGGTGCATTTGTTATAAGCTGGAAAGCCAAAGCCATTGGAATTATAAAAATCCCGACAATGAAAATCACGAATACGGTTGGGCCATCCCCTGCATCTTCGTCGCGAAAGTCAGCGCCGCAGGCTTCGCACCCATGCGCAAAACGCAGAAAGCCTGCAAAAAGCAGGCCTTCACCACATTCAGGGCATCGGCCTTTAAGACCAGAGCCTACTGGAGGAGGACGTCTCGCCATGCGAGAACCGAACGGCGCTTACGCGCCGGTCGCAAAGACTACATAGACAAAGGCAAACAAGAAGAGCCAAACAACGTCTACGAAGTGCCAGTACCAAGCGGCCGCTTCGAGACCGAAATGTTTATCCGCCCGTAGGCCGCCTTTCATCAAGCGTGCCCAACACACAAAGAGGAAGATGGCACCAATCAAAACATGCAAACCGTGGAAGCCAGTCGCAAGGAAGAAGGCTGAACTATAGGCGTCATGTGCAAGCCAAGGATGGCCGCCATGTGTACGCTCTACAAACAGTTCGATATATTCTAGAGCTTGCAGACCGATAAAGAAGACGCCGAGCGCAACAGTAAGTCCTAGACCCCATTTCGCGCTTTTCCGATCACCGTGAATTAAGGCATGGTGAGCCCAAGTCACTGTTGTCCCTGAGAGCAACAAAATCAAAGTGTTCATCAACGGTAAGTGCCACGGGTTTACGGATGTAATTCCAGGGGCAATATTATCAGCATAAGCCGCAGCATTTTCGAGAATGTCGGGGTTCCACTGGGCGCGCATTTTTGCGAACAAACCTGTCTCAAAGAACATCCAGAACCAACCGACAAAAAACATTGCTTCTTGCATGATAAACATAATCATGCCGTAGCGCAGACCAATATCAACAACGGGTGTGTGGTCACCCGCTTCGGATTCACGCGCCACATCACGCCACCAACCATACATGACGAAAGCGCCGAATAGAGACCCAATTAAGAGGATGATCCAACCCCCCGAAATCGAACCATCACCGACTAATGTTGATGTCCATGTATCAAGGCCCTTCGCAAAGAAGAACTCCATCATATTATTGTCGCCAGTGCGCGGGGTAAGCCCTGCAAAGAATGTTACCATACCCAAGCCCCATACAAGGCAGGCTACGCCCGATAGGAACGGCCAAGGGCTTGGAGGAATAAGATGATAGTCGTGTTCGACGGCGTGTCCGGCCATGATATTTATCCCTTTTGGGTCTGTTTTCTTCTGTTCAGACTGCACGAAGCAGAGCCGAATAATCTTTTACAGCCTATAAACAAGGCAAGAGAGCAAGACAATATGCTTCATAGCCTTATTATGCCGCCTTTTGACGCATTTTTATAACTTAATTCAAACTCGTATCTGAATTGGAACCTTTACTGAGGCTTGCAGCCTGTGCCTGCTTGTCGGATTCAAAGAAAGTATAGCTGAGCGTAATCTCTTTCACATCGTCCAAGCGCTTATCTTCATCCAATTGTGGGTCAACAAAGAACAAGACGGGTAGCGGCAATTCCTGACCAGGTTGTATAGTTTGTTCTTCAAAACAGAAACAATCTGTTTTCACGAAAAAAGGCGCAGATTTGATTGGTGTTACATTAAAGTTAGCAACCCCTACTATTGGCACTGAGCCTTCATTTTTCACAGTATAATATGCCAAACCAGACTGACCGAGTTGTATTTCCATTTGGCGTTGATCAGGTTTAAATTTCCATGGCAGTCCACTAGCGACATTGGAATCGAATTTTACAACCACTTTGCGATCTATAACTTCTGATAGATTTTCATCGGCTTGTTGGGTTGTACCTGCATAGCCTGTCACTTTACAAAATGTATCGTAAAGCGGATCTGAAGCAAAACCCAAGCCTAACATCGCTAAGCCTACACCTGTTAATATATAGAGAGTCTTCTTATTCGCTTCCATTTCACTCACCTCTTTGGGCTTGATGTCTCCGCTATTGAGCGGATGATATCATGGTGACAAATACAAACACCATAAAAGCCGCTAACGCCACAGCAATCCCAACATTGCGACGATTTCTCGCTTTTAGCTCAGCAGCTGTAGGCTCCACAAAATCTTTCGGAGCATCACGATATTCTTGCATTATACAAATCCTCTGAGCAGACCTTCAGCCGCCAAAACGCCAAAAATCGCAAACAAATAAATTATTGAATAGGCAAATAGATTGCGAGCCGCGCGGTCCCCTTTTTGCACATCATAAAGTGAAGCCTCATCCGAAGCTTCAGCGCGTTCCCCTGCCCGAGACTTCCACACTTTAAAAGCAAGCGCAACAAATCCAAGGTTTAATCCAATCGCCGCAACGGCATAAAGCGGCCCGCCCAACCCCGTATATAAGGGGACAAGACAAACGACAAAAAGAACAAGTGAATAGATGAACATTTGCAAGCGCGTGCTTTTCGCGCCTGCCACATTTGGCATCATTGGTATTCCCACGCGGCCATAATCCCCCGTCTTATAAAGGGCTAACGCCCAAAAATGGGGCGGAGTCCACATAAAGGTAATGAGGAATAAAACTACACTATCAACCGTGATACTTCCCGTTACGGCTGCATAGCCAATCATAGGGGGGAAGGCACCTGCCGCCCCGCCTATGACGATATTTTGCGGCGTACTTCGTTTTAGCCACATCGTATAAATGACGAGATAAAAGAAAATCGTAAAAGCCAATAGCGCAGCCGCTACCCAATTAGACGCGACATAGAGCATCCATACAGAAGCGGCCGAAATAATAATACCAAAGCCAAGTGCATTTCTTGGGCGCATCTTACCTTGCGGTAAGGGGCGTTTTTTTGTCCGTGACATTTCCGCATCTATATCGGCATCATACCACATATTCAGGGCGCCTGAGGCCCCTGCCCCCGCTGCGATACAAATGATAGAGGCAATTGCTTTCCACATGGGCATGACGTCTGGCGCGCAAACTAAACCCGCCCATGCTGTAAAGACAACAAGGCTCATGACGCGCGGTTTCATCAACGCAAAATAATCGCGCGGTTCGGCCAAACTTAGACCTGCCGCTTGCGAGACAGGCATAAATTCTTCTGGATTACTGTCTATGGAGGCCGGTTGGCTCATAATACATCGCTCTTCTTTGCCGGGTCTCTATCCCCTATTGGCCACTTTTTCACAAGCGTTTCTCTCATACCGCTGAATTTGCCGCAGTCAAAACTCAGCTAAAGAAAAAGCCGCATCAAAACTGATGCGGCTTTTAATTCTACAGCGAGTAACCGCTTATCACTTAATGATGATCATTATCTTCAATGCGCGGAAGCACGTTGAATTGGTGATAAGGCGGCGGTGAAGACAATGTCCATTCCAATGTTGTCGCACCTTCACCCCAGTAATTGTCAGTGACCTTGCGGCGAACGATAAACGCTTCAAGCAACATAAGGAAGAAGAAGGCAACACCCGCGAGTGTAATCAGCGCGCCCATAGATGACACATGGTTCCAAAGCGCAAACTCTTCAGGGTAATCCACATAACGTCGCGGCATACCGTTCAGTCCCAAGAAATGCTGAGGGAAGAAAATAACATTCACGCCGATAAAGAAGAGCCAGAAATGTGCGCCTGCGAGCCACTTATTATACATGATACCGAACATTTTACCGAACCAGTAATAGAAGCCTGCAAAGATACCGAATACAGCCCCCATTGACAGAACATAATGGAAATGCGCCACAACATAATATGTATCATGCAAGTAAGTATCGACACCCGCATTCGCTAGAACCACGCCTGTAACGCCGCCAATAACGAAGAGGAAGATAAAGGCCAAAGCCCACTGCATTGGAATTGTGTAACGAATAGATCCGCCCCACATTGTTGCAAGCCAAGAGAAGATTTTCACCCCTGTTGGCACCGCAATCACAAGAGTCGCGGCCAAGAAATAGGCTTTCAAATCAACATCCATCCCCACCGTATACATATGGTGAGCCCAAACCACGAAACCAACAACACCAATGGCAACCATCGCATAAGCCATTCCGAGGTAACCAAAAATAGGTTTACGTGAGAATGTTGAGATGATGTGAGAGATGATACCAAAAGCAGGCAAAATCATAATGTAAACTTCTGGGTGACCAAAGAACCAGAATAAATGCTGGAACATTTGTGGGTCACCGCCACGGGCTGGATCAAAGAACCCTGTACCGCCGTCAATTCGGTCTGTGAACAACATAAAGAGTGCAGCCGCCAAAACAGGTAGCGCCAAAAGAAGCAAGAATGCTGTTACAAGTACAGACCATGCAAATAACGGCATTTTATGCAACGTCATGCCCGGTGCACGCATGTTCAAAATTGTCGTGATAAAGTTAATCGCGCCAAAGATAGACGAGAAACCCGCAGCCAAAAGACCTATGATAATAAAGTCAAAGGATGGCCCAGGAGACCCCGTCGTCGAGAGCGGCGGATACATCACCCACGCGCCACCAAATCCATTCCCGCTCGCCGAGCCGGGCACCGCAAAACTGATAAGCAAACAAATAAGCGCTGTTGGGAGCAACCAGAAAGAGAGGTTATTCATACGCGGGAAAGCCATATCAGGCGCGCCAATCATAATCGGCACAAACCAGTTACCAAACCCGCCGATCAAAGCCGGCATAACCATGAAGAAAATCATTATAAGGCCATGCATTGAGACATAGACCAAATAGGTGTGCTCATTAGAGAAGATTTGAATACCCGGCTCAGCCAGCTCCATCCGCATCATAAAGGAGAGGAAGCCACCAATAAGACCCGAGATAATCCCGAAAATCAAATAGAGTGTTCCGATATCTTTGTGGTTTGTAGAATAAAACCAGCGAGCAAAAAAGCCCGGCTTGCCATCATCATACATACCTTCGTCATTGTCACTAATTGCAACCATGATGTCTGTCCTTCGTTCCTAACGTCTTTTTTGCGTTATTCGTATGGGTTATTATTAATCTCTGGCAGCGATTGCTGTCGATATCGCTGATGTATTAGTCGCTATAGAATCACCGAATGAACCATCATTGGCAACCCAACGTGCAAATTCAGCTTTGCTGACGACTTTGACTTCGATCGGCATTTTATAGTGAAGAATGCCGCAAATTTCTGAACACTGACCGTAATATGTACCTTCATCATAAACTTCGAACCATGTCTCGTTAATGATACCCGGAACGGCGTCCATTTTAACGCCAAAACTTGGAACGGCCCAAGCATGCATATTATTGACAGACGTCACCAAGACTTTGACTTTAGTTCCAACGGGAACAACCAAAGGCGCATCTGTTCCTAATAGGTAAGGTTTATTTTGCTCTGTCGCTTGGGTCTCATCGAGCGGGTTTGAGATAATTTCATCAATATTCTCAAAATCAGGATATGTGTATTGCCAGTTCCAAGTGTTTCCTGTGGCTTTTACAGTAATTTCAGTCTCTGGAAGGCGATCTTGCATATAGAGCAACTGCATTGACGGCACGACCATAAAGAGTAGCAAAACAACAGGAGCAATTGTCCAAATCACCTCAATCAACACATTATGAGACGTTTTTGAAGGCACAGGGTTCGACTTCTCACGGAAACGGATCATGATGTAGGCCATCAAGATTGTCACAAAGGCGACGATCGCGCAGATAATCCAAAAAACTAGGCTGTGAACCTTTAGAAGTTCATCCATGACAGGCGTGGCAGATTCTTGGAACCAGTAGCCGCCCTCTGAGGGTTTCCCTGCAACATCTTGGGCTTGCGCTGTTATAGCACTTAAACCTGATAATGACGCCGCGCCAAGTAATGCTTTGAAAAACCGCATCTGGTCCTCTTAAACTTAATCAGACGCAGGTCAGTCTGCGTCGGTTGAGACTTACATACAATAATATCACGGAAAGTCGTGCACTGACTCCGCCGCGTATTGTCGCATTTCGCGGTTGTCTATCCCGACAGAGCGCTTAGATAAAGAGGCAATAGTAAAAGAAAGCCCTGTAAATGTCAGATTTTGTCTTTGAAGACAGTGAATTAAGCGCTGAACAAGCGCAACTCATTCTTAATAACACTTTAAAGGGGGCTGATGATGGAGAACTCTTCGTTGAGCGCTCGGCCTCAGAGTCCCTAACCTTTGATGATGGCCGCTTGAAAACAGCGAGCTTTGATACGTCACGCGGATTTGGCCTTCGATGCGTGGCGGGCGACACATCAGGCTTTGCGCAAGGCACTGAAATGAGCACAGGCGCCCTGACGCGCGCCTCTCAGGCCGTCATTATGGCCAAGCAAGGCTATGATGGCACAGCCGCCGAAGCTCCTAGTCGGAACAACAGACGTCTCTATCCTGATATTGATCCGATTACGCACCCTGGTTTTGGCGTGAAAGTCGAATTGCTGGAAGAAATTGACGCCTACTGCCGTGCCCTCGATCCATCTGTCGTGCAAGTCACAGCTACCTTGTCGGCGACCCGGCGTAATATCGCCATTTTACGGGCTGGGGGTGAACGCTATAACGACATCCGCCCCCTTGTGCGTCTTAATATTGCTATCGTCGCCGAGATGAATGGCCGGCGCGAACAGGGCTATGCAGGGGCGGGGGGTCGCAAAGCCTATGATGGATATATTGACCCTCAATTCTGGAAACCTCTTGCAAAAGAAGCCTTAAGACAAGCCATAGTGAATCTCGATTCTGTACCAGCGCCCGCAGGACAAATGGATGTTGTCCTCGGCCCGGGCTGGCCTGGCGTGCTTCTTCACGAA
Proteins encoded in this region:
- a CDS encoding DUF983 domain-containing protein gives rise to the protein MARRPPPVGSGLKGRCPECGEGLLFAGFLRFAHGCEACGADFRDEDAGDGPTVFVIFIVGIFIIPMALAFQLITNAPTWLTLVIWTPIIILVCLGLLRLLRGVMFNLAWTHKAREIRNNQIRQNQKQTPPQ
- a CDS encoding cytochrome c oxidase subunit 3 codes for the protein MAGHAVEHDYHLIPPSPWPFLSGVACLVWGLGMVTFFAGLTPRTGDNNMMEFFFAKGLDTWTSTLVGDGSISGGWIILLIGSLFGAFVMYGWWRDVARESEAGDHTPVVDIGLRYGMIMFIMQEAMFFVGWFWMFFETGLFAKMRAQWNPDILENAAAYADNIAPGITSVNPWHLPLMNTLILLLSGTTVTWAHHALIHGDRKSAKWGLGLTVALGVFFIGLQALEYIELFVERTHGGHPWLAHDAYSSAFFLATGFHGLHVLIGAIFLFVCWARLMKGGLRADKHFGLEAAAWYWHFVDVVWLFLFAFVYVVFATGA
- a CDS encoding cytochrome c oxidase assembly protein, which encodes MEANKKTLYILTGVGLAMLGLGFASDPLYDTFCKVTGYAGTTQQADENLSEVIDRKVVVKFDSNVASGLPWKFKPDQRQMEIQLGQSGLAYYTVKNEGSVPIVGVANFNVTPIKSAPFFVKTDCFCFEEQTIQPGQELPLPVLFFVDPQLDEDKRLDDVKEITLSYTFFESDKQAQAASLSKGSNSDTSLN
- the cyoE gene encoding heme o synthase, whose product is MPVSQAAGLSLAEPRDYFALMKPRVMSLVVFTAWAGLVCAPDVMPMWKAIASIICIAAGAGASGALNMWYDADIDAEMSRTKKRPLPQGKMRPRNALGFGIIISAASVWMLYVASNWVAAALLAFTIFFYLVIYTMWLKRSTPQNIVIGGAAGAFPPMIGYAAVTGSITVDSVVLFLITFMWTPPHFWALALYKTGDYGRVGIPMMPNVAGAKSTRLQMFIYSLVLFVVCLVPLYTGLGGPLYAVAAIGLNLGFVALAFKVWKSRAGERAEASDEASLYDVQKGDRAARNLFAYSIIYLFAIFGVLAAEGLLRGFV
- the ctaD gene encoding cytochrome c oxidase subunit I; translation: MVAISDNDEGMYDDGKPGFFARWFYSTNHKDIGTLYLIFGIISGLIGGFLSFMMRMELAEPGIQIFSNEHTYLVYVSMHGLIMIFFMVMPALIGGFGNWFVPIMIGAPDMAFPRMNNLSFWLLPTALICLLISFAVPGSASGNGFGGAWVMYPPLSTTGSPGPSFDFIIIGLLAAGFSSIFGAINFITTILNMRAPGMTLHKMPLFAWSVLVTAFLLLLALPVLAAALFMLFTDRIDGGTGFFDPARGGDPQMFQHLFWFFGHPEVYIMILPAFGIISHIISTFSRKPIFGYLGMAYAMVAIGVVGFVVWAHHMYTVGMDVDLKAYFLAATLVIAVPTGVKIFSWLATMWGGSIRYTIPMQWALAFIFLFVIGGVTGVVLANAGVDTYLHDTYYVVAHFHYVLSMGAVFGIFAGFYYWFGKMFGIMYNKWLAGAHFWLFFIGVNVIFFPQHFLGLNGMPRRYVDYPEEFALWNHVSSMGALITLAGVAFFFLMLLEAFIVRRKVTDNYWGEGATTLEWTLSSPPPYHQFNVLPRIEDNDHH
- the coxB gene encoding cytochrome c oxidase subunit II, translating into MRFFKALLGAASLSGLSAITAQAQDVAGKPSEGGYWFQESATPVMDELLKVHSLVFWIICAIVAFVTILMAYIMIRFREKSNPVPSKTSHNVLIEVIWTIAPVVLLLFMVVPSMQLLYMQDRLPETEITVKATGNTWNWQYTYPDFENIDEIISNPLDETQATEQNKPYLLGTDAPLVVPVGTKVKVLVTSVNNMHAWAVPSFGVKMDAVPGIINETWFEVYDEGTYYGQCSEICGILHYKMPIEVKVVSKAEFARWVANDGSFGDSIATNTSAISTAIAARD
- the tldD gene encoding metalloprotease TldD translates to MSDFVFEDSELSAEQAQLILNNTLKGADDGELFVERSASESLTFDDGRLKTASFDTSRGFGLRCVAGDTSGFAQGTEMSTGALTRASQAVIMAKQGYDGTAAEAPSRNNRRLYPDIDPITHPGFGVKVELLEEIDAYCRALDPSVVQVTATLSATRRNIAILRAGGERYNDIRPLVRLNIAIVAEMNGRREQGYAGAGGRKAYDGYIDPQFWKPLAKEALRQAIVNLDSVPAPAGQMDVVLGPGWPGVLLHEAMGHGLEGDFIRKGTSAFSNMLGQRVAAPGVTVVDNGTLEGRRGSLSIDDEGTPTSNTVLIEDGILKGFMQDRLNARLMGVAATGNGRRESFAHAPMPRMTNTYMLGGDKDPKEMLADLKDGIYATNFGGGQVDITSGKFVFQCTEAYRVRNGEVGEALKGVTLIGDGPSVLTQIRHVGNDMELDPGIGVCGKAGQGVPVGVGQPSLYVENLTVGGSAA